In one window of Drosophila ananassae strain 14024-0371.13 chromosome XR, ASM1763931v2, whole genome shotgun sequence DNA:
- the LOC6505006 gene encoding uncharacterized protein LOC6505006 isoform X1, producing MNSKSGGSDSSNDSMANPLHILQQQQHPQQHQPQPQERYVWEMRTRSPNVTPASTVLNSPDLNADLPYAPLPGRPSPTGGVGRLDSSQDSSNSYYYQRPHLHQIRVGRSPGSSQFETQDRASPGSPTDVGKADGQCLRDGEIVVFDDIDTNWMNNKAASGQHPGTNEDVLKVTKMIGQLPIAEYEGSPRRFGSQPPAGQRKRPPGFPQRVSPTTSSGGSVATPAAATASASMAKASVGNLIDLIDHEDERSSTTATTTMREKAPTFDYLYEFSETRKVLEEFFKANPEDEKRFTDYTTESGDDVASSQQEYPVTPMEQAYIGQRLARIPKDELYMVHRSPTRKQPNEQIVQGAPAYQEHNDIELYIDSNSRSSGDLADTELEANLRRHSRNFTLSPETTDYDSNCGDLDSLSNDINCPTDYGKLYTSMPVLEDGLSSGHASDTENNVSASNAVCQSQSQSQSQSQSVHEHNGNDNATGISEHLENEYNSASMVTVAATDASQSALISDFATLPMPVPPPLLQPSPSPPHIEVADMGDGSNGAPDLDSHYGAVYAAAAAQADDKINGVGSGGGGAGRQVVGTRTHQAAAEIQEAMKEIRSVLQRAKAQPEKQKFCDEIIPTDPDSPVWVPRKGAAVPVAASTEEEMDTDLETDRLLGQQRHDDQDFFGDRPLADSNANEGSELAISTGHLNGSADNNNPNPHPLLHSKPPAFSTSTIRQGIGTSLTPNSPDICQIVGTADLSLSSPEKLQYTKSPTGSIKSLKDSANSDKKAKSRNKEGRLWEPKVLIEGVLFRARYLGSTQLVCEGQPTKSTRMMQAEEAVSRIKALAPEGESQPSTEVDLFISTEKIMVLNTDLKEIMMDHALRTISYIADIGDLVVLMARRRFVPNSVTDPAQILPAVVQPDVQGSPGGEPDGESPPKEPSSKHNRTPKMICHVFESDEAQFIAQSIGQAFQVAYMEFLKANGIENESLAKEMDYQEVLNSQEIFGDELEIFAKKELQKEVVVPKAKGEILGVVIVESGWGSMLPTVVIANLMSSGAAARCGQLNIGDQLIAINGMSLVGLPLSTCQSYIRNAKNQTAVKFTVVPCPPVVEVKILRPKALFQLGFSVQNGVICSLLRGGIAERGGVRVGHRIIEINNQSVVAVPHDTIVKLLSSSVGEILMKTMPTSMFRLLTGQETPIYI from the exons ATGAACTCCAAGTCCGGCGGCAGTGACAGCAGCAACGACTCCATGGCCAATCCTCTTCACAttctgcagcagcagcagcatccgcAGCAGCACCAGCCGCAGCCTCAGGAGAGATATGTGTGGGAGATGAGAACCCGTAGTCCGAACGTCACTCCGGCCAGCACGGTGCTGAACTCTCCGGATCTGAATGCCGATTTGCCGTACGCTCCGTTGCCCGGCCGTCCGTCGCCGACGGGTGGCGTTGGCAGGCTGGACTCTAGCCAGGACTCCTCCAATAGCTACTACTACCAACGACCTCATCTCCATCAGATCCGGGTGGGACGCAGTCCCGGCAGCAGCCAGTTCGAGACCCAGGACCGTGCCAGTCCCGGCTCACCCACGGACGTGGGCAAGGCCGACGGGCAGTGTCTGCGAGATGGGGAGATCGTGGTCTTCGACGATATCGACACCAACTGGATGAACAACAAGGCGGCGAGCGGCCAGCATCCCGGCACCAACGAGGACGTCCTCAAGGTGACCAAGATGATTGGCCAGCTGCCGATAGCCGAGTACGAGGGCTCCCCGCGTCGCTTTGGCAGCCAGCCGCCGGCAGGACAGCGGAAGCGACCACCCGGCTTCCCTCAACGGGTCTCGCCCACAACCAGTTCCGGTGGCAGTGTCGCCACTCCAGCTGCGGCCACGGCTTCTGCCTCGATGGCGAAGGCATCGGTGGGCAACCTGATCGATCTGATAGATCACGAGGATGAGCGCTCCTCGACGACGGCGACGACAACGATGCGGGAGAAGGCGCCCACCTTCGACTACCTGTACGAGTTCTCGGAGACGCGGAAGGTCCTGGAGGAGTTCTTTAAGGCCAATCCGGAGGACGAGAAGCGGTTCACCGACTACACCACGGAGAGCGGAGATGATGTGGCCAGTTCG CAACAAGAATATCCAGTGACGCCGATGGAACAAGCCTACATCGGCCAGAGACTGGCCAGAATACCCAAGGATGAGCTCTACATGGTCCACAGATCTCCAACTAGGAAGCAG CCCAATGAACAAATCGTTCAGGGAGCTCCAGCCTATCAGGAACACAACGATATAGAGCTCTATATAGACTCCAATAGTCGGAGCAGCGGGGACCTGGCCGATACGGAACTGGAAGCCAATCTACGGCGGCATTCCCGCAACTTTACACTCTCTCCGGAGACAACAGACTACGACTCGAACTGCGGTGACTTGGATAGCCTGTCCAATGACATCAACTGTCCGACGGACTACGGGAAACTGTACACGAGCATGCCGGTGCTGGAGGACGGCCTGAGCAGTGGCCACGCCTCCGATACGGAAAACAATGTATCTGCCTCTAATGCCGTCTGCCAATCCCAGTCTCAGTcgcagtcccagtcccagtccgtCCACGAGCACAATGGAAACGACAACGCCACTGGCATATCGGAGCATCTGGAGAACGAGTATAATAGTGCCAGTATGGTGACGGTCGCGGCAACAGATGCCTCGCAGTCTGCCCTGATAAGTGACTTTGCCACATTGCCGATGCCAGTGCCACCACCACTCCTGCAGCCCTCCCCCTCGCCGCCCCACATCGAGGTGGCTGATATGGGGGATGGCTCGAACGGAGCCCCCGATCTGGACAGTCACTACGGAGCTGTTTatgcggcggcagcagcacaAGCTGACGACAAAATTAATGGAGTGGGAagcggcggcggtggtgctGGAAGACAAGTAGTAGGCACCAGAACGCATCAGGCAGCGGCCGAGATTCAGGAAGCCATGAAGGAGATCCGTTCGGTTCTTCAACGGGCCAAGGCCCAACCAGAGAAGCAAAAGTTCTGTGACGAAATCATACCCACAGATCCCGATTCTCCCGTTTGGGTTCCACGCAAGGGAGCCGCTGTGCCGGTGGCGGCCTCCACAGAGGAGGAGATGGACACAGACTTGGAGACGGATCGGTTGCTGGGCCAGCAGCGACACGACGATCAGGACTTCTTCGGCGATCGG CCCCTGGCTGATAGCAATGCGAACGAGGGATCAGAACTGGCCATCAGCACCGGCCACTTGAACGGCTCGGCGGACAACAACAATCCCAATCCGCATCCACTCCTGCACAGCAAGCCGCCGGCCTTCTCCACCTCCACCATTCGACAGGGCATCGGCACCTCCCTGACCCCCAACTCGCCGGACATCTGCCAGATTGTGGGCACGGCGGACCTCTCGCTCAGCTCCCCGGAGAAGCTGCAGTACACCAAGAGTCCCACGGGCTCCATCAAGTCGCTCAAGGACTCGGCCAACTCGGACAAGAAGGCCAAGTCGAGGAACAAGGAGG GTCGTCTTTGGGAACCCAAAGTTCTGATCGAGGGCGTGCTGTTCCGGGCCAGGTACCTCGGATCCACGCAGCTCGTGTGCGAAGGCCAACCGACCAAGTCGACGCGGATGATGCAGGCCGAGGAGGCTGTCTCCCGGATAAAG GCTTTG GCACCTGAGGGCGAGAGCCAGCCCAGCACCGAGGTGGACCTGTTCATATCAACCGAGAAGATAATGGTGCTCAACACGGATCTCAAGGAGATCATGATGGACCACGCTCTCCGCACCATATCCTACATAGCCGACATCGGCGACCTGGTCGTCCTGATGGCACGTCGCCGCTTTGTGCCGAATAGTGTTACGGATCCGGCGCAGATCCTTCCGGCTGTCGTCCAGCCGGACGTCCAGGGCAGTCCGGGTGGGGAGCCAGATGGCGAGTCACCGCCCAAGGAGCCCTCCAGCAAACACAATCGAACGCCCAAGATGATCTGCCATGTGTTCGAGAGCGACGAGGCCCAGTTCATTGCCCAGTCCATTGGCCAGGCCTTCCAGGTGGCATAcatggagttcctcaaggcgAACGGCATCGAGAACGAGAGCCTGGCCAAGGAGATGGACTACCAGGAGGTGCTCAACAGTCAGGAGATCTTCGGCGATGAGCTGGAGATCTTCGCCAAGAAGGAGCTCCAAAAGGAGGTGGTCGTGCCGAAGGCCAAGGGCGAGATCCTTGGCGTTGTCATTGTGGAGTCCGGTTGGGGCTCCATGCTGCCCACGGTGGTCATTGCCAATCTGATGTCCAGCGGAGCGGCCGCCCGGTGCGGGCAACTGAATATCGGCGACCAGCTGATCGCCATCAATGGCATGAGCCTGGTGGGACTGCCGCTGTCCACGTGCCAGAGCTACATACGGAATGCCAAGAACCAAACTGCCGTCAAGTTCACCGTTGTGCCCTGTCCGCCCGTCGTCGAGGTGAAGATCCTGCGACCCAAGGCGCTGTTCCAGCTCGGATTCAGTGTCCAAAATGGAGTG ATCTGCAGTCTGTTGCGTGGCGGAATTGCCGAGCGGGGTGGAGTGCGGGTTGGACACCGCATCATTGAGATTAATAACCAGAGCGTGGTGGCCGTTCCTCACGACACCATTGTGAAGCTCCTGTCCTCGTCAGTGGGAGAG ATCCTAATGAAGACGATGCCCACGTCCATGTTTCGTTTGCTCACCGGCCAGGAGACGCCTATTTACATTTAA
- the LOC6505006 gene encoding uncharacterized protein LOC6505006 isoform X5, producing the protein MEQAYIGQRLARIPKDELYMVHRSPTRKQPNEQIVQGAPAYQEHNDIELYIDSNSRSSGDLADTELEANLRRHSRNFTLSPETTDYDSNCGDLDSLSNDINCPTDYGKLYTSMPVLEDGLSSGHASDTENNVSASNAVCQSQSQSQSQSQSVHEHNGNDNATGISEHLENEYNSASMVTVAATDASQSALISDFATLPMPVPPPLLQPSPSPPHIEVADMGDGSNGAPDLDSHYGAVYAAAAAQADDKINGVGSGGGGAGRQVVGTRTHQAAAEIQEAMKEIRSVLQRAKAQPEKQKFCDEIIPTDPDSPVWVPRKGAAVPVAASTEEEMDTDLETDRLLGQQRHDDQDFFGDRPLADSNANEGSELAISTGHLNGSADNNNPNPHPLLHSKPPAFSTSTIRQGIGTSLTPNSPDICQIVGTADLSLSSPEKLQYTKSPTGSIKSLKDSANSDKKAKSRNKEGRLWEPKVLIEGVLFRARYLGSTQLVCEGQPTKSTRMMQAEEAVSRIKALAPEGESQPSTEVDLFISTEKIMVLNTDLKEIMMDHALRTISYIADIGDLVVLMARRRFVPNSVTDPAQILPAVVQPDVQGSPGGEPDGESPPKEPSSKHNRTPKMICHVFESDEAQFIAQSIGQAFQVAYMEFLKANGIENESLAKEMDYQEVLNSQEIFGDELEIFAKKELQKEVVVPKAKGEILGVVIVESGWGSMLPTVVIANLMSSGAAARCGQLNIGDQLIAINGMSLVGLPLSTCQSYIRNAKNQTAVKFTVVPCPPVVEVKILRPKALFQLGFSVQNGVICSLLRGGIAERGGVRVGHRIIEINNQSVVAVPHDTIVKLLSSSVGEILMKTMPTSMFRLLTGQETPIYI; encoded by the exons ATGGAACAAGCCTACATCGGCCAGAGACTGGCCAGAATACCCAAGGATGAGCTCTACATGGTCCACAGATCTCCAACTAGGAAGCAG CCCAATGAACAAATCGTTCAGGGAGCTCCAGCCTATCAGGAACACAACGATATAGAGCTCTATATAGACTCCAATAGTCGGAGCAGCGGGGACCTGGCCGATACGGAACTGGAAGCCAATCTACGGCGGCATTCCCGCAACTTTACACTCTCTCCGGAGACAACAGACTACGACTCGAACTGCGGTGACTTGGATAGCCTGTCCAATGACATCAACTGTCCGACGGACTACGGGAAACTGTACACGAGCATGCCGGTGCTGGAGGACGGCCTGAGCAGTGGCCACGCCTCCGATACGGAAAACAATGTATCTGCCTCTAATGCCGTCTGCCAATCCCAGTCTCAGTcgcagtcccagtcccagtccgtCCACGAGCACAATGGAAACGACAACGCCACTGGCATATCGGAGCATCTGGAGAACGAGTATAATAGTGCCAGTATGGTGACGGTCGCGGCAACAGATGCCTCGCAGTCTGCCCTGATAAGTGACTTTGCCACATTGCCGATGCCAGTGCCACCACCACTCCTGCAGCCCTCCCCCTCGCCGCCCCACATCGAGGTGGCTGATATGGGGGATGGCTCGAACGGAGCCCCCGATCTGGACAGTCACTACGGAGCTGTTTatgcggcggcagcagcacaAGCTGACGACAAAATTAATGGAGTGGGAagcggcggcggtggtgctGGAAGACAAGTAGTAGGCACCAGAACGCATCAGGCAGCGGCCGAGATTCAGGAAGCCATGAAGGAGATCCGTTCGGTTCTTCAACGGGCCAAGGCCCAACCAGAGAAGCAAAAGTTCTGTGACGAAATCATACCCACAGATCCCGATTCTCCCGTTTGGGTTCCACGCAAGGGAGCCGCTGTGCCGGTGGCGGCCTCCACAGAGGAGGAGATGGACACAGACTTGGAGACGGATCGGTTGCTGGGCCAGCAGCGACACGACGATCAGGACTTCTTCGGCGATCGG CCCCTGGCTGATAGCAATGCGAACGAGGGATCAGAACTGGCCATCAGCACCGGCCACTTGAACGGCTCGGCGGACAACAACAATCCCAATCCGCATCCACTCCTGCACAGCAAGCCGCCGGCCTTCTCCACCTCCACCATTCGACAGGGCATCGGCACCTCCCTGACCCCCAACTCGCCGGACATCTGCCAGATTGTGGGCACGGCGGACCTCTCGCTCAGCTCCCCGGAGAAGCTGCAGTACACCAAGAGTCCCACGGGCTCCATCAAGTCGCTCAAGGACTCGGCCAACTCGGACAAGAAGGCCAAGTCGAGGAACAAGGAGG GTCGTCTTTGGGAACCCAAAGTTCTGATCGAGGGCGTGCTGTTCCGGGCCAGGTACCTCGGATCCACGCAGCTCGTGTGCGAAGGCCAACCGACCAAGTCGACGCGGATGATGCAGGCCGAGGAGGCTGTCTCCCGGATAAAG GCTTTG GCACCTGAGGGCGAGAGCCAGCCCAGCACCGAGGTGGACCTGTTCATATCAACCGAGAAGATAATGGTGCTCAACACGGATCTCAAGGAGATCATGATGGACCACGCTCTCCGCACCATATCCTACATAGCCGACATCGGCGACCTGGTCGTCCTGATGGCACGTCGCCGCTTTGTGCCGAATAGTGTTACGGATCCGGCGCAGATCCTTCCGGCTGTCGTCCAGCCGGACGTCCAGGGCAGTCCGGGTGGGGAGCCAGATGGCGAGTCACCGCCCAAGGAGCCCTCCAGCAAACACAATCGAACGCCCAAGATGATCTGCCATGTGTTCGAGAGCGACGAGGCCCAGTTCATTGCCCAGTCCATTGGCCAGGCCTTCCAGGTGGCATAcatggagttcctcaaggcgAACGGCATCGAGAACGAGAGCCTGGCCAAGGAGATGGACTACCAGGAGGTGCTCAACAGTCAGGAGATCTTCGGCGATGAGCTGGAGATCTTCGCCAAGAAGGAGCTCCAAAAGGAGGTGGTCGTGCCGAAGGCCAAGGGCGAGATCCTTGGCGTTGTCATTGTGGAGTCCGGTTGGGGCTCCATGCTGCCCACGGTGGTCATTGCCAATCTGATGTCCAGCGGAGCGGCCGCCCGGTGCGGGCAACTGAATATCGGCGACCAGCTGATCGCCATCAATGGCATGAGCCTGGTGGGACTGCCGCTGTCCACGTGCCAGAGCTACATACGGAATGCCAAGAACCAAACTGCCGTCAAGTTCACCGTTGTGCCCTGTCCGCCCGTCGTCGAGGTGAAGATCCTGCGACCCAAGGCGCTGTTCCAGCTCGGATTCAGTGTCCAAAATGGAGTG ATCTGCAGTCTGTTGCGTGGCGGAATTGCCGAGCGGGGTGGAGTGCGGGTTGGACACCGCATCATTGAGATTAATAACCAGAGCGTGGTGGCCGTTCCTCACGACACCATTGTGAAGCTCCTGTCCTCGTCAGTGGGAGAG ATCCTAATGAAGACGATGCCCACGTCCATGTTTCGTTTGCTCACCGGCCAGGAGACGCCTATTTACATTTAA